The following are encoded together in the Streptomyces rapamycinicus NRRL 5491 genome:
- a CDS encoding ferrochelatase yields MPDQSVQPAPDPYDALLLLSFGGPEGPDDVVPFLENVTRGRGIPRERLKEVGRHYFLFGGVSPINAQNRELLHALRKDFTEHGLDLPVYWGNRNWAPYLTDTLREMAADGHRRILVLATSAYASYSGCRQYRENLADALAALEGEGLPLPRVDKLRHYFNHPGFVRPMVDTTLAALAELPEDRRAGAHLAFTTHSIPTAAADTSGPEQAHTEDGEGGAYVAQHLDVARLIADAVREETGVERPWRLVYQSRSGAPHIPWLEPDICDHLEELHGEGAAAVVMVPIGFVSDHMEVKYDLDTEATAKAAELGLPVSRASTVGADPRFAACVRDLVLERAATERLAEGRAAAAPERCALGALGPSHDVCPVGCCPARSPRPAAAGAD; encoded by the coding sequence ATGCCGGATCAGTCAGTACAGCCTGCCCCCGACCCCTATGACGCACTGCTGTTGCTCTCCTTCGGCGGTCCGGAGGGCCCCGATGACGTCGTGCCGTTCCTGGAGAACGTCACGCGTGGGCGGGGCATCCCCCGCGAGCGGCTGAAGGAGGTCGGCCGGCACTACTTCCTCTTCGGCGGGGTCAGCCCGATCAACGCGCAGAACCGCGAACTGCTGCACGCGCTGCGCAAGGACTTCACCGAGCACGGCCTGGACCTGCCGGTCTACTGGGGCAATCGCAACTGGGCGCCGTATCTGACCGACACCCTGCGCGAGATGGCCGCCGACGGCCACCGCCGGATCCTGGTGCTGGCCACCAGCGCCTACGCCTCGTACTCGGGCTGCCGGCAGTACCGCGAGAACCTGGCGGACGCCCTGGCCGCCCTGGAGGGCGAGGGCCTGCCGCTGCCGCGCGTCGACAAGCTGCGGCACTACTTCAACCACCCCGGCTTCGTGCGGCCCATGGTGGACACCACGCTGGCCGCCCTCGCGGAGCTGCCCGAGGACCGGCGGGCCGGGGCCCACCTCGCCTTCACCACCCACTCCATCCCGACCGCCGCGGCCGACACCTCGGGCCCGGAGCAGGCGCACACCGAGGACGGGGAGGGCGGCGCGTACGTCGCCCAGCACCTCGATGTCGCCCGGCTGATCGCGGACGCGGTGCGCGAGGAGACCGGTGTCGAGCGCCCCTGGCGGCTGGTCTACCAGTCGCGCAGCGGCGCCCCGCACATCCCCTGGCTGGAGCCGGACATCTGCGATCACCTCGAGGAGCTGCACGGCGAGGGCGCGGCCGCCGTCGTCATGGTCCCGATCGGCTTCGTCTCGGACCATATGGAAGTCAAGTACGACCTCGACACCGAGGCCACGGCCAAGGCCGCCGAGCTGGGCCTGCCGGTCTCCCGCGCCTCGACGGTCGGGGCCGATCCGCGGTTCGCCGCGTGCGTGCGCGATCTGGTGCTGGAGCGCGCGGCCACCGAGCGCCTCGCCGAGGGCCGGGCGGCGGCCGCCCCGGAGCGCTGCGCCCTGGGTGCCCTCGGCCCGAGCCATGACGTGTGCCCGGTGGGCTGCTGCCCGGCCCGGTCGCCGCGCCCCGCCGCCGCGGGCGCCGACTGA
- a CDS encoding MFS transporter, with product MPSASPYRAIFAAPGAKEFSAAGFLGRMPLSMAGIGVVTMVSELTGRYGLAGALSATLALSAAVIGPQISRLVDRHGQRRVLRPATLMALAAVCGLLLSAHRGWPDWTLFVFAAASGCVPSVGSMVRACWAAVYEDSPRELHAAYAWESIVDEICFIVGPVISIGLSTSWFPEAGPLLAACFLAAGVFSLTAQRATEPVPHPRGHHTGGSALRSRGLQVLVTTFMATGAIFGAIDVVTVAFAEDEGHKGAASLVLAVYAAGSCLAGAVFGVLRLSGPVSRRWLWGICAIAVSMIPLQLVGNLPFLAVALFVAGLAIAPTMVTTMALVERHVPRAHLTEGMTWVSTGLAVGVALGSSAAGWVVDAAGARAGYAVPAVAGALAAAVAFLGYRRLRPAPQREGSGTDGRQDREDRTEQRVA from the coding sequence TTGCCCAGTGCCAGCCCCTACCGCGCGATCTTCGCCGCCCCCGGCGCCAAGGAGTTCTCCGCGGCCGGCTTCCTCGGGCGGATGCCGCTGTCCATGGCGGGCATCGGCGTGGTCACCATGGTCTCCGAACTCACCGGCCGGTACGGGCTCGCGGGCGCCCTGTCGGCCACCCTGGCGCTCTCCGCCGCCGTCATCGGCCCGCAGATCTCCCGGCTGGTCGACCGGCACGGCCAGCGCCGGGTGCTGCGCCCGGCGACCCTCATGGCGCTCGCCGCCGTCTGCGGGCTGCTCCTGAGCGCGCACCGGGGCTGGCCGGACTGGACGCTGTTCGTCTTCGCCGCCGCGTCCGGCTGTGTGCCCAGCGTGGGCTCCATGGTGCGGGCCTGCTGGGCGGCGGTCTACGAGGACTCCCCGCGCGAGCTGCACGCCGCGTACGCGTGGGAGTCCATCGTCGACGAGATCTGCTTCATCGTCGGGCCGGTCATCTCGATCGGGCTGTCCACCTCCTGGTTCCCGGAGGCGGGCCCGCTGCTGGCCGCCTGCTTCCTGGCGGCCGGGGTCTTCTCGCTGACCGCGCAGCGGGCCACCGAGCCCGTACCGCATCCGCGCGGGCACCACACCGGCGGTTCGGCGCTGCGCTCGCGCGGGCTCCAGGTGCTGGTGACCACCTTCATGGCGACGGGCGCGATCTTCGGGGCGATCGACGTGGTGACGGTGGCCTTCGCCGAGGACGAGGGACACAAGGGCGCGGCCAGTCTGGTCCTGGCGGTGTACGCGGCGGGCTCCTGCCTCGCGGGCGCGGTCTTCGGGGTGCTGCGGCTGAGCGGTCCGGTGTCCCGTCGCTGGTTGTGGGGTATTTGTGCGATCGCCGTGAGTATGATCCCGCTCCAACTGGTCGGGAACCTGCCGTTCCTGGCCGTGGCGCTCTTCGTCGCGGGCCTGGCCATCGCACCCACGATGGTCACCACCATGGCCCTTGTCGAACGGCACGTACCACGCGCGCATCTGACCGAGGGGATGACCTGGGTGAGCACCGGGCTCGCGGTCGGGGTGGCGCTCGGCTCGTCGGCCGCCGGATGGGTGGTGGACGCGGCCGGCGCCCGGGCGGGGTACGCGGTGCCGGCCGTGGCCGGGGCGCTCGCGGCCGCGGTGGCGTTCCTCGGGTACCGCCGGCTCCGGCCGGCGCCACAGCGGGAGGGGTCGGGGACGGATGGCCGTCAGGACCGTGAAGACCGTACGGAGCAGCGTGTGGCGTAA
- a CDS encoding D-arabinono-1,4-lactone oxidase: MAVRTVKTVRSSVWRNWAGNVMARPARIVAPSSTQELAEMVGRATAEGLKVKAVGTGHSFTTAAATDGLLIRPHRMAGVRGLDREAGTVTVAAGTSLRQLNETLSAHGLSLVNMGDIMEQTVAGATSTGTHGTGRDSASIAAQIKGLELVTADGSVLRCSAEENPEIFAAARIGLGALGVVSEITFGVEPEFLLSAREEPMPFDRVMADFEQLVAENEHFEFYWFPHTGNCNTKRNNRSTGPAAPVGRVSGWVDDELLSNGIFQVACSVGRAVPATIPGIAKISSRALSARTYTDIPYKVFTSPRRVRFLEMEYAVPREAAVTVLRELKATVERSGLRVSFPVEVRTAPADDIPLSTASGRDTAYIAVHLYRGTPHRAYFTAAEQIMIAHGGRPHWGKLHSRDAAYLAGVYPRFGEFAAVRDRLDPNRLFTNDYLRRVLGD, translated from the coding sequence ATGGCCGTCAGGACCGTGAAGACCGTACGGAGCAGCGTGTGGCGTAACTGGGCGGGGAACGTGATGGCCCGCCCGGCGCGGATCGTCGCCCCGTCGTCCACGCAGGAGCTGGCCGAGATGGTGGGCCGGGCGACGGCGGAGGGGCTGAAGGTGAAGGCGGTGGGCACCGGGCACTCCTTCACCACCGCGGCCGCCACCGACGGGCTGCTGATACGCCCCCACCGGATGGCGGGGGTGCGCGGTCTTGACCGCGAGGCGGGGACCGTGACCGTCGCGGCCGGCACCTCGCTCCGGCAGCTCAACGAGACGCTGTCGGCCCATGGGCTGTCGCTGGTCAACATGGGCGACATCATGGAGCAGACGGTGGCCGGAGCGACCTCCACGGGCACCCATGGCACCGGCCGGGACAGCGCCTCGATCGCCGCCCAGATCAAGGGTCTGGAGCTGGTGACGGCGGACGGTTCGGTGCTGCGCTGCTCGGCGGAGGAGAACCCGGAGATCTTCGCGGCGGCCCGGATCGGGCTCGGCGCGCTCGGCGTGGTCAGCGAGATCACCTTCGGGGTGGAACCGGAGTTCCTGCTCTCGGCGCGCGAGGAGCCCATGCCCTTCGACCGCGTGATGGCCGATTTCGAACAGCTCGTGGCCGAGAACGAGCACTTCGAGTTCTACTGGTTTCCGCACACCGGCAACTGCAACACCAAGCGCAACAACCGCAGCACCGGCCCCGCCGCCCCGGTGGGTCGGGTCAGCGGCTGGGTGGACGACGAACTGCTGTCCAACGGCATCTTCCAGGTGGCCTGTTCGGTGGGCCGGGCGGTTCCCGCCACCATCCCCGGAATCGCCAAAATCTCCAGCCGCGCCCTGTCCGCCCGGACCTACACGGACATCCCTTACAAAGTCTTCACCTCTCCGCGCCGAGTGCGGTTCCTGGAGATGGAGTACGCCGTGCCGCGCGAGGCCGCGGTCACCGTGCTGCGCGAGCTCAAGGCGACCGTCGAGCGGTCCGGACTGCGGGTCAGCTTCCCGGTGGAGGTGCGCACCGCGCCCGCCGACGACATCCCGCTGTCCACCGCCTCCGGGCGCGACACCGCGTACATCGCCGTCCATCTGTACCGGGGCACCCCGCACCGGGCGTACTTCACGGCGGCCGAGCAGATCATGATCGCGCACGGCGGGCGTCCGCACTGGGGCAAGCTGCACAGCCGCGACGCCGCCTATCTGGCCGGGGTCTACCCCCGGTTCGGCGAGTTCGCGGCGGTGCGCGACCGGCTGGATCCAAACCGGCTGTTCACCAACGACTATCTGCGGCGGGTGCTCGGCGACTGA